Part of the Rhinoderma darwinii isolate aRhiDar2 unplaced genomic scaffold, aRhiDar2.hap1 Scaffold_125, whole genome shotgun sequence genome, AAATTCAATGCCGTTACCTCAAAGAATCTGCGGAGCCTCCTtgtagctgatgctttgctcctgGAACACGAAGACAGGAAAAATACAATGAGCTCTGAGTTTTGAGGTATGACCAGAAACGTGTGTGACCCATAGCAACACTGCAAGGGGCAGAGCGCCCATGAGGACATTACGGCAGCCAGTGACAGCATGACATTGACAGATACAGGCACATAAATAcagacacacaggcacataattacacagacaggaacatatacaaatacattaaaggcacatatatacaagcacaaagatacATTCACATTCAGACCCATAtacacccacacaggcacatatatacactgtacggataatgtagtatatgttacctgcagtcctatgtaatactacagataacacagtgataactctctgagtacagataatgtagtataggttacctgcagtcctatgtaataccaccgataacacagtaataactctctgaatacagataatgtagtagatgttacttgcagtcctatgtaacaccacagataacacagtaataactctctgagtacagataatgtagtagatgttaactgcagtcctatgtaacaccacagataacacactctgataactatacccacacatatataaaaacacacagaggcatacatatatacacaccaacagaaacatatatacacatactggaacatatacacacacaaacacagagacacatatacacacatagacaattaccatctctccttgctgacaggctgtagtgtccgtggctgcgggctgtcagctccagtcccctcctgacagccgcagccacaagtcagcaagcgctggccccagcctcctcctcaggagacgccagtgctcgcattcactcacctcagccggatcccgtagagtgcacacgcacgctcgtgcccgctcttaaaggggcagcgtgcgcaccggaccttttgacGAACTTTAACCCGtgggtaccctggactataagaggggtccagccccctgcttcgatgcctgagcgctgttgttgTTCcccagtttgtctatgtgatggcctcctagtgtgttaccttttcctgtacctgttccagttcctgtacttgttcctgttcctgtccctAGCATTTCAAACcaccctggtcgagcactgtgctgtgccaaagtcgtgttgtgctgtatccatgtctgacctgcttcacctcgcctgacgtctgacACTGCTGCCtattcctagccgagcctgccttgctgctgtctgagctgccacaggtacctatacgaactatagacattcacctgcactctgtaggccagctgccttaccgcctaggaggtacggcccagtaagtccacagacccttcgtgacacagactcacaggcttcttgcaggatgggctgtgggcggagcttcctcctctgctcttgtttCCTTCATGTGTAAGGAGGAGCAGAGGATAGAGCAGAGGCAgaacccagtggcgccccctgcaTGCTGGGACGGTGTAGCACCCTGTGCacttgcacaggttgcacacccctaaggccggccctgattacaGGCCATCATAATTGGCAGCCTGTGTTTTATGAGTAAATGTAACAAATTTGAAATTCTTCACAGCTgtgcaagattttttttattgggtcccggtactccccccccccccctcttgtatagGGAACAGTTCTGATATTAACATTATTACTATTCTATAGTCTAATCATTAGAGTGTCTTCACACAGTGCtgttttgcatagtttttttgccAGGTGGccgaaaaatgtgttttttgtccACGCAGTAAGAAAACGtagcaaaaccgcactgtgttaATATATTCCTAAATGGCAAAACATAAGACACCACATTTTGAATAAATTCTCAAAAGATAACATACTTTTCAAATGCCATGTGGTGctgctcctttatttcttgtccaATATTAAGGGCAGAGTATCTGACAGTGAGATGTCTCAGTGCTGCTTCCGATCTCTTCTCCAGATCTGACTTCTCTGCCAGTTTTTCTGGAGGTCTCCGCCTCCGAGAAACACAAACAAGCAGCATTGTAAGAAAAGCCTTTATAGAGGGGGTGAGGATCCATCCCAGCATTATGGATAATAGGATctcttccccttttttttttggtgacaTTTTCAAATAATTCAGCTCTACATGACCAGATTTTTGGGATAAGTTCACACGTAGaagatttctgcagcaaatctgctgaCAATTGTAGGGAAATCTGCAGTGGCAAATCCGCACCAAATCATGTGGATCTCCCTGCTGTGGGTGTCCAATGCTACTACAATTACTTCCCCTGGCGCTCCCTTGGCAACGCTTTTCTGCCGGTCTTTGTAGACCCTCCTTCCAGAGTTGTCACATGTGACtgccgcagcctgtgattggctgcagcagttacgtGTCGTCACGACACGTCATCGCTAGAGGCCGGATGTACACAGACCAACGGGGACAGGAAAGCATTACTACAGGAGatgaaaatatataattttttaacatATTGAAGTATCTAAACTTGCACATTTTGCTGCGAATCCACAGGTAATCCACAGCAACATGTGCAACACTAGGATTTACTTGCGAATTTcttcttccccattgaatttaatcggGTAAACAGCAACAAACATGTGCACTTCCACAGCAGAAGTTGACATGCTGCACATTTATAAATAAGCATCGAAAAtcaatttctgtgcagaaaatgTCAGCAGCATGTAGATCAGATTTCtaaaaaatctcatctactttgctgctaatgCAAATCCGGACAGAAAATCTTCAACAACCTGTTACTTGTGAACGTGACAAACACTTACGGCAGTAGAGATTTTGGCCTTTTGTCTTGTGATTGTTTCATTAGAAAACAATACATGTAATAATTCACAGCCACTAGGAAATCATCAAGTTCCTTGgatctaaataaaaattaaaatagttGATGTAAGACACTAAATatgaagaacctaatttttgagaACCAGTGATGACAGAAAGAGGAGGTTttgtccatagtaaccaatcaggaTGGTCTTTGGTATGGGAAGTCAGAGGTCGCCCCTCTACAACACAGTCAGTCAACCATCGGTCACTGCAGATTTCACCGTCAACCCTAAATCATAATTACAACAATTGTTTCTGTCCCATTACCGCCCCTCACCAGCCATACAGTCCAAGGAACAGTGGAAAAGTTATCTGGGGGTTCTGTACACACACTTCTTATTCTGAGTGGATAAAGCTGAGGTGGGAATGTCTCGGGTAGCCCATACACCAAGTAATAATATGAAGAGAACCCTAAAACAAGACTCCACCTCATATTCTTGGATCTTTTATGTCACTGATGAGATCTGTTGAGCAAGTTATGGCTAAAAATATAGTAGAGTGAaattttagacgagtgttccaacagacactcactgcgggaatttatccagatccagatcatatatatatatatatatatatatatatatatatatcggagagaagtaagagacacataCATTGCTAGTaagctcaaaaatactcctctgaggtttattgccaaaaacaattacaataatatctttcaaaaggggaATAGGCTTGATTTCAACCAATCCTTCATAAAAGGAAGCAGGGCAGGGgatggtataaaataataaactatcagTTACTCAACCACTGAAGTAACATTCCCTCCGGCACTATGGTCCTGTTCTCGACCGCTCCAGTCCCAGAAgctcctgcagcagtcacatgctgtTCATCGTTCATgtgcagctgcagccaatcatttgCCTCAGCCTTTACTAATGAGcagcacgtgactgctgcaggagCTTCCCGGATTAAAGCGGTGAAGAACAGGACCTCAGTgctggagcgggggggggggcactgtagaGGTTGAATACCtgctagtttattattttataccattGCCTGCCCTACTGTATTTTAAATACTCCCGGATAACTATTCTAAGGTTCTCAGGATCGCTGATCCAGGGGTGGACTTACTTTTTGTGACCTGTGTAGCTGCACAGGGGCCGAGTAGGTAAGAGGGCCTAGtagccatataaaaaaaaatcgaagAACAAGGGGCCCAAATATTGTTCCTGCACAGGAGCCCTCTGCTGTTTGTGTCCGCCCTGCACTGATCTATAGGTCAATGGGAATAGAATATTTTGCCAGTTTTGTAGAAGCGACATACCCGAAGACGGAGGCAAAATCACATGTGAAACACAGACGTTCCTGTTCTTCCATCAAGGTTAAAGCCATTCCTGGAAGAGAATGGACAAGTAAGAGGGATCTGCTGTTTACCCAGTTAATTGATAGAAAATTAATGGGTCTTTTACGGGTTTCAGGGAAATACACTTGTCCCCTCAACAAAGTCTTGATGGAACAGACACATGGTGCATAAGTCACATGGATAATACTCACTCTTGACGTCTTTCAGATTCTCCAGTTCAGGTTTCCTCTTCAATGGAAGGGTCTTTTCAGGAGATTTATCTCCTGGTCCCCATCTAACGTAAGAGtataatagtaaaataatctCTTACTGTCTCTTTAAGACTAAGTGAATTATACATAGAATGTGATTTCTCAGCTATAACACATATACACTTTTACAAGCTGCAGTATCTGATGTTACAACTCCTAATAATCCAATGTAGATTTCTGTTTGTTGCATTTATGTATGACTGTACTCAAATTACCTGCCCGACGGGGTCTCCTCAAGTGGGACTGACTTTCCCGTCATCAGGGTCTGCTTGGGGCCCATtaatttgctgctgctgctgctgctgctattgcTGCTGAGGGGGGGCAGCTTGCTCAACTGCACATTGCTGTACCTAAAGTAACAGTATAAGAGAAGAGTTTTACAGGTATTTATAAGAGACTATATAAGCATCACCTAGATGTGGTGGTGGCGTGACACAGGGTAAGTAGGGGactgggtcccagcggtgggattGGGGATCCCACCAATCTTAATCTGGCCCTGAAAAGAACCCTGAATAACCCTTGTGGTGACATTCTGCAGCTTAAAATACTTGTCCAGTATTATGTAACTAAAGCTGAATATGTTTAGGATTGCCTAAACTGTTACATCCCATCAGTTGTGTGAGTAGCACTAGTGTCAGACTaggcttaaagggggtttccagtcccataaaatgaatggcctattctcagtataggccatcaatatgtgatctgtcagggtccgactcccggcacccccaccgatcagccgtTTTGAAGGCGCCGCAGGGcccactgctcgtactgtgaattggTGCAGGTGCCAGGTGTCGGATCCCTacggatcacatattgatggcctatcctgaggatagtccatcaatttaaacccctttaagccctctGAATGTAACAAGAAAGAACGTGTAAATTTTTGTTAAGGGCCTTCTACATGGGCAGATAATCGGCTGAACGAACGATCATTGCCGTGTGTAAAAATGGCAACGATCAGCTAACAAACCAGCAAACGCTTGTTGTTgttggctgatcgcatcttttatgcagtcAAAAGAATCATcatttgttggcagcacatcttcctgtggaaacaagggatgtgctgccgacaaaatgGAAACTGTATGGGGATGAAGTATTGTATATTGTATCAACGCTTGTTCATACCACACGATGTTTGATTTatttaaatgttttaaaagagcgcAGATCAACATATTATTATCAGTGCTTGTAGCCGGCAggaaatctgcccgtgtaaaaggacctttactccGCTAATCCAACTGCAGTATCTGATGATACATCTAATAATCCGCTGTAGATTTCTGTTTGTTGCATTTATGTATGACGACCTTATGTAACTACCTGTCTGACGGTTTCTCCTGAAGCCGGACTGACTTCACCGTCATCAGGGTCTCCTTGGAGCCCATGAATTTGCTGCTGCTGAGGGGGGGCATCTTTTTCATCTGCACATTGCTGTACCTAAAGTAATAGTATAAGAGAAGAGTTTTACAGGTATTTATAAGAGACTATATAAGCATCTGATGTAAGCGTTTATTGCTAGAACAGACCTATATGAACTCTGAAGTGTCTTTAAGAGTCTCGACCTGCAGACTGAGGACTATAGGCTGCCTTGTCATCCTGGTCAAGAGTACCGGCATTTTAAGTGCCCCTGACATGTCTGCTAGGGGTCATAAATGGTTAACCTAGGGAGCACTAGTGACTTATTATCTTGGAGAATAATTCCCACCATAAATGTATTGATGAAGGATGCCGGACCCTCATTACAGATTAAAGGAACTTTCTTGTACTTTCTGCCAGTGACATGTAATAAATGACATCTAATAGAAAAGTGAAATTCCTGTAATATAAAGATCATCCATACTGAGAAACCGGGACATTCCCAAGCCAACCAAGCAAATAACAAgtaccattaacccctttcctCCACAGCCACTTctcattttttccatttttgttttttcctccccaattTCGAAAAGCCATACGTTTTTGATTTTCCTATCGATATAgccgtattagggcttgttttttgcgggacgaattgtaggtttttaggcaccatttattatacgatataatgtactgggaaactggaaaaaaacgtCTTTGTGGAgtagaaaggaggaaaaaaaagacctgtgattcctccattgctttttgggtttcatGTTTACAGCGTTCTCCATGCAGTAAAATTGACAtcttaaatttattctgcaggtcagtacgattacggcaaaaccaaaatgatatagttgtttttatgttttactgcttttaaaaaaaaaaaacgtaattgttaaaaataaaaaaaaattgtgtcaccatattttgagagccataacgtttttatctttccgtcaattgagcagctaaggctatgttcacacggagtattttgggggaggaatatctgcctcaaaattccgtttggaactttgaggcagatattcctctccctgcacgccgattttcgcggcgattatcgcgccgtttttcgcccgcggccattgagcgccgcaggcataaaacagcgagaaatacgctttctcctgcctcccattgaagtcaatgggaggtcagaggcggaagcgcccgaagatagggcatgtcgcttctttttcccgcgaggcagttttactgttcgcgggaaaaagacgccggcgcctcccattgaaatcaatgggaggcgttctcgggccgtttttgccgagttttgcgacgcagtttccgcgtcaaaaaactctgcaaaataccccgtgtgaacatagcctaaaagggcttgtttttttgcaggatgagctccagtttttgttggtacataaaaccttttgatcagtttttatttcaatttttgtgggagatgagatgaaCAAAAAGCAGCGATTCAGTCGTTTTTGTTTTCTTGTTTTACTGCGTTCACGGTGCAGGTTAaatacttttacagacgcagcgataccggttatattatttttttttacattgcttttggagGAAAATTGGTAAAGGGAAGTTTTTTAaactcttaattttttttatgtatataagaaaacctttatttaacttttttgtattagtccccctagagggctTGAACCAGTGATGTTTGGATCGCttccatgatatactgcaatgttACTGTATTGCAGCACATTATGTTCTTTTCAGGCTCGtatttataggaaaacaaaaatggcagatcttggggccttcattaggcccataGGCTGATATAACAATCATTAGCACCCCGCTTTTTCATCAAGAGGGGGCAAAAAGAAATCGGAGGGGACGCCCCCttattctaatggcttagatgtagcggttgctattgaccctggcatctaaggggttaagcgaGCGGGATCCTGTTAGTTACTGTAAAGATTTGGGTGTAACATACAGCCATTACGCTCATTTTATGGAGtgtgctcagcccgtgagcctgcaaTACACCACCCCACCTGGCCTCCATTATAAATATACGGTGgaagttgggaaggggttaaaggggagcTCCATCTTTGAAGACACTTTAGCTGAGACATAAATTAGAAAATTGCCTCAAAGCAAATACCTAATATAAACCTATTAACTGAATAAAAATAATAGAGAATGAGAGCTAATAATCTTTATTGAATCTTTCTACTGTCTGAAACAGAAATCCTGGAGACTGTGGAGTCTGTTCTTACCTTGAGAACTCAAGTGCCTTTTTCTCATCGTTCCAGAGAAATCCTTCCGGACAAAGTTTTCTTATCTGAAGATAAAATGAAGTTTGAACTTAAGATCTAGTCTCAGACTAAAAATCTATTTACTTGAGGGGAACCAATAATGAGGTTAggaagtgaaagggttaaaactagACAATACTTGATATAATGGTAAGGAGTATAAAGTATGGTGGATCAGTGCTCAGCACTATTGCCTTACAGCACGTGTTCGTAGGAACAATTACAAGAAACATCTGCCGATGCAATCTTCATAGTTTTGCTACGGCTAATACATTTTCTGAAATAATGTAGAAATTGTGGTATAGATGAGGGTATACATGGAGCAAATGACATCATTTCCCCTGGGTTTCATGTattacagggggtggggctggagGATTAGGTTATTTACCTTCTCCATGGTTTTGGAATAGATAAGACTGAGGAAATCACATGGAATCTTATCTTAAGAAGTCTGTTGCCAAGCAACTAGTCTATAGTGACATTCAGTGGGCGGAGCAACGGAACTGTATGTGGGTGGGGCACAGCAATCTAAACTGTAGCTATAAGTAGTGACAGGCAATGTGGGCGTGGCAAAGCATAGTAGTGCCCACAATAAACTCATGACGGGGCATACATGGAAAATATAGGACCCCAGAACACAACACTAAATGGCCTCACAAAAATCAGTTGTGTTGGTGGAGCCGGGATGTATACTAAAACATTAATCTTATTTCTAAATATTACAGTGTTACACACCCCAGAAGGACAGGCATTGCCCATGTTGTTCCACATCCACAGTTCCTTTACCTCTAGTAATATAACAACAGTAAGCAtgtagtatatataatatatactgctgGATTCATGATGTGTAAACATTGCTGCCCTTATACTATGCAGACTGCTCCAATGATGTCATATACAGTAAGGATCGCCCATGCTAAACCCTAGAGACTCCATTACTCCTaatcccaaaataaaaaaaacatacacagcATATCATCATAAAACATTTTTGTGGCTTATGCCAACTTTATTGACCAAAATTTAATATACAACAAAGGGGAGCCCAATATCATCACTGCACTGCACTCCAGGAGCCGGGACCCACGTGCCCCTGGCACCCCACCTCTTAATGCGGGCAAGTCCGCCTACCGTGGCCAGCCCTGTCTGCCTGCCACAGTAACCCCGCCTAGGGAGCCGCCAGTCCATATGTTGCCCTTCTGGTCGCCCCCCAGCATATGATCCTGGGTTCAAATTCCATATTATTTCAGCTATTTTATaaaacagctgttttgaagggaccacagcgctcgtacgtgcgctgcttccccttaaattcttattgctcactgtgaatctttgacatgcatctaaataaatacagacccccgacaagacccgctaaataaatacagaccccagaccagacttccttaaccccttaaaggcagcCAATTGTGAGCTTGaggacaaaactatttttttatgtttcttttttgcatcccggcgctcataacttttttttttttagtttgacgtagttgtatgatacattgtgtttttttgcaggacgtgtTATACTTTATGTTGGTGCTAGTTTTTCGTACATTTATATTATCAAtacatttatattcattttcattttggaaaaaatgcagaaaaaaaagtgtttccgctttttattagtttttttttatcactgatcATTATAAATGAtaccataaatttgttgtgcaggttgttacgttcatgacaataccaaatatgtgtgtattattttatgttttgggacttatatttaataaagtttatttattgtaataaatgtgcatttgtgtgtattttttttttttacaaagtttttttatttaacattacatttttttcattactttttaattttatttttttaatcccatagggggatttttaatttttatttttgaactggcATTTATTTATATCTCTTTCTTTATAGTGGTTCTAAGCTCAGTTTTTCCTGATGCAAAGCTCCAAATCTcttgcatagacatagatttataACATAATATGCTGGATACCTGCAGCCAGCTACCACTAGAAAAAGCTTAGGAGCTAACTGCGtactgttaggccttgttcacacagtgcagatttgatgcagattttgcatttatTTCTTAAGctaaaaaccagaattggatccaggagagcagacccatgaggcctttctttatacatttcttctgttcaggttccattcctggctttggcttaaaaaacacatgcaaagtctgcgtcaaatctgcactgtgtggacAAGGCCTaacacattgaactcaatgataatacagtatgcagttagctctaatgctccctctagtggcggcaccAGGCT contains:
- the LOC142699069 gene encoding protein phosphatase 1 regulatory subunit 36-like isoform X4, whose amino-acid sequence is MKKMPPLSSSKFMGSKETLMTVKSVRLQEKPSDRYSNVQLSKLPPLSSNSSSSSSSKLMGPKQTLMTGKSVPLEETPSGRWGPGDKSPEKTLPLKRKPELENLKDVKRMALTLMEEQERLCFTCDFASVFGSKELDDFLVAVNYYMYCFLMKQSQDKRPKSLLPRRPPEKLAEKSDLEKRSEAALRHLTVRYSALNIGQEIKEQHHMAFEKSKASATRRLRRFFECLYSFSVKVAWVTLKRKKLESIEKELHRIFWTVLSHTKLEPMRNLFEYRKKTTPSAEESLGITGAPSRMFNLQDLTTKKPGWKKKISENRT
- the LOC142699069 gene encoding protein phosphatase 1 regulatory subunit 36-like isoform X1, translated to MGSFYLNNFLIFLQTFGSMPLKKPIRKLCPEGFLWNDEKKALEFSRYSNVQMKKMPPLSSSKFMGSKETLMTVKSVRLQEKPSDRYSNVQLSKLPPLSSNSSSSSSSKLMGPKQTLMTGKSVPLEETPSGRWGPGDKSPEKTLPLKRKPELENLKDVKRMALTLMEEQERLCFTCDFASVFGSKELDDFLVAVNYYMYCFLMKQSQDKRPKSLLPRRPPEKLAEKSDLEKRSEAALRHLTVRYSALNIGQEIKEQHHMAFEKSKASATRRLRRFFECLYSFSVKVAWVTLKRKKLESIEKELHRIFWTVLSHTKLEPMRNLFEYRKKTTPSAEESLGITGAPSRMFNLQDLTTKKPGWKKKISENRT
- the LOC142699069 gene encoding protein phosphatase 1 regulatory subunit 36-like isoform X2; protein product: MEKIRKLCPEGFLWNDEKKALEFSRYSNVQMKKMPPLSSSKFMGSKETLMTVKSVRLQEKPSDRYSNVQLSKLPPLSSNSSSSSSSKLMGPKQTLMTGKSVPLEETPSGRWGPGDKSPEKTLPLKRKPELENLKDVKRMALTLMEEQERLCFTCDFASVFGSKELDDFLVAVNYYMYCFLMKQSQDKRPKSLLPRRPPEKLAEKSDLEKRSEAALRHLTVRYSALNIGQEIKEQHHMAFEKSKASATRRLRRFFECLYSFSVKVAWVTLKRKKLESIEKELHRIFWTVLSHTKLEPMRNLFEYRKKTTPSAEESLGITGAPSRMFNLQDLTTKKPGWKKKISENRT
- the LOC142699069 gene encoding uncharacterized protein LOC142699069 isoform X3, with translation MGSFYLNNFLIFLQTFGSMPLKKPIRKLCPEGFLWNDEKKALEFSRYSNVQMKKMPPLSSSKFMGSKETLMTVKSVRLQEKPSDRYSNVQLSKLPPLSSNSSSSSSSKLMGPKQTLMTGKSVPLEETPSGRWGPGDKSPEKTLPLKRKPELENLKDVKRMALTLMEEQERLCFTCDFASVFGSKELDDFLVAVNYYMYCFLMKQSQDKRPKSLLPSKASATRRLRRFFECLYSFSVKVAWVTLKRKKLESIEKELHRIFWTVLSHTKLEPMRNLFEYRKKTTPSAEESLGITGAPSRMFNLQDLTTKKPGWKKKISENRT